In Bacillus sp. S3, the sequence TTAAGCAAATAAATTTTCAGGACAGACACAATTTCCCGATTTCCTCATAGGAATTATTAATAGGCATTTTGCCTAAAAAGAGTACGGGGGTGGATGTGGATGTCTGGAATCTTAACAGCTCTCGGTTATTTAATGAAGGAATTTTTATTTCTTGTTTCTTATGTAAAAAATAATGCCTTTCCGCAGCCCCTATCTGCTGCAGATGAAAGAAAGTATTTACGGTTAATGGCAGAAGGGGATTCGCATGCGCGTAATATGTTAATTGAACACAATTTAAGGCTTGTTGCGCATATCGTAAAAAAATTTGAAAATACCGGGGAAGATTCGGAAGATTTAATCTCAATTGGAACAATTGGGTTAATAAAAGCAATCGAGAGCTACTCAGAGGGGAAAGGAACAAAGCTTGCTACCTATGCTGCCCGCTGTATTGAAAACGAAATCCTGATGCATTTGCGGGCACTCAAGAAGACGAAAAAGGATGTTTCCCTGCATGACCCGATTGGGCAGGATAAAGAGGGGAACGAAATTTCATTAATTGATGTACTGAAATCCGAATCAGAAGATGTAATTGATACGATCCAACTAAACATGGAGCTTGAAAAAATAAAAAAATATATCGAAGTGCTCGATGATCGGGAAAAAGAAGTCATCATTGGCCGATTTGGCCTCGATTTACAAAAGGAAAAAACCCAGCGGGAGATTGCAAAGGAGTTGGGTATTTCTAGAAGTTATGTCTCGCGGATTGAAAAACGCGCACTGATGAAAATGTTCCATGAATTTTACCGGGCAGAAAAAGAAAAGAAAAAGAAGAGTTAACCCACATACAAAAGAGCAGGTACCATCACCTGCTCTTTTGTACGTTGTTACTTACCTTCTTTAAGTAGATTACTCCATTTTCCCCCGCCATCAACGGATTCAAACAAATCATTTTTATAGGTTGTGAAGGCTATTTGGTTTTTACTCTTTGGATTCACTGTTACATAAGTAATAGGATTATCGTAATCAAGAAAGGGAATGGTCATATCTGTTTGTTCCCCAGAGATTGGATTTACTATTTTTAATAAAATTTTATCATTTTCTACACTTGAAAATAAAATTGAGTCCCCGTAGAACGCCAGTGCCGTTACCATAAATGGACCCGTAACCAGCTTCATGGTATTCCCATTGTCTATTGAATAATAAATTCCCGATCTTGTTGCCATCGCAATGGTATTTCCATTATCCGGGTGAACAGCCATCATTCCAAACGAATCGGCTTGGAAATCCTTCAAGGCACTTCTTTTCCAAGTTTCACCGTTATCAATAGAATAATTCACACCTAAACCTAAGTCATCGTTCGGCTGCTCACTTATCACATAAATACCATTCCCCGAATAGCCCGCTGCCGTAAAATGAAAATTAGCTTTACCATAAAAGGCTAATTTTTTTAGGGTCTCCCCTTTATCAGAACTGTGTACTAATCCAAGAGGATCCTTCAAGTTTGTTCCTTTTTGCGGATGACCACTGGCAACGAAGCCCGATTCAACCGCCTGAAAACCGATATAGTCATGTTGACTTGCGGTTGTTTCATACCATGCCCCATCCTTGTACATTTTTAAACCATCATTTGCCGCTACATATAGGGCAGTGTCATTCCCTGGATAGCCGATCCCCCTGATATTTTTCAGCTTAAATGTGTTCGCCTTGACAATATCAAATTTTTCTTTTATTTCTGCCTTCTTTTCTTGATTCGACTTTTCTGCGGTTTCACTCTTGTTTGTGCAGCCAACAGCAAGGAATATGCCTATGAGGAGAGCAAGAAACACTTTTATTTGAACCTTCATTTTTTTCCTCCCGAAAAACTTCATAGTAAACTATGAGATATCCATCCACTTATACCGTAGTCCTAATAAGATTGTCAAATAATTGATTGTAATAATATTTTTTAAATGCTTTATTGACATGCACATTTGCCTATACCGTAAATAATAAGGGCTCATACGCTAATATAAAACATTAAAGGGGGGAAACATGATGCCTTTTGGATATCCTGCTGCTTACGGTTACCCGGCTCCCTATCCTGTTAATCGTGCTCCATATGGCTTTGGTGCCGGTATATGGATTGCAGTGATCATTGTTCTCTTTATTCTGTTATTTATTTTCGGAGCCTGGTGGTGGTATACCTGTTTTTATTAAAGCAGATTACGGCTTATGCGATGAATGCATAAGCCATTTTTCTTGTAGCAGGTACAAAATATAGAATTTTTCGAAAAGTAGACATATAATAAATAGGTACATATATAAAGGAGGTCCAAGAATGACAGCAACTACATATTCAGAAGTCTGGAATCTTGATGTATTTTTTAAAGGTGGAAGTGAATCCGCAGAATTACAGGAACACCTTGTTCAAACCGAAGAATTGATCAAACATTTCGAAGCAAAAGTGAATAACTGGACACCAATTAATTCTCTGGAGGACGGCAAGTATTTGCAAGAATTACTTGCCGATTTGGAAAAATCCGCAAAAAAATTAATTCAAGCTGGAGCCTTTGCCGGCTGTTTACTAGCACAAAAGACTGAAGATAAAAAAGCATATATGCTAGACGCGAAAATAACAAGCTTAAATGCCATTTTCCAGTCTGCACTTGGATCGTTAGACAACCTGCTGACCTCGATTAACGATGTGGTATGGCAGCAGTTAGTAGCTGCTGAACCATTAAACGAACTTGCCTTCGTGTTAACGGAAAGCCGCGAAAAAGCGAAAGAGAAGCTGTCTAAGGAAGAGGAGGCCCTGATTAGTTCCCTTGAAGTGGATGGCTATCACAGCTGGGGCCAGCTGTATGATTTAATTGTCAGCAAAATCAAAGTATCATTTACCGAAAACGGAGAAGAGAAACTCCTTTCTGTCGGCCAGGCCTTCAACAAATTTTCAAGCCCTGACCGCGAAATGCGCTCAAGCGTCTTCAAAAATTGGGAAAAGTCTTGGGAAGAGCAGGCAGATTTCCTTGCGAAAACGTTAAACCATTTATCCGGTTTCCGTTTGAATGTCTATAAAAAAAGAGGCTGGGAAGATGTCTTAAAAGAACCGCTCAGCATCAATCGAATGAAAAAGGAAACATTGGATACTATGTGGGCAGTTATTTCGGAAAATAAACAGAAGCTTGTTCAATATTTAGAGCGGAAAGCAAAGCTCTTGGGACTTGAAAAGATAAGCTGGTTTGACTTAGAGGCACCATACGGGAAATCAGAAACAAAAGTTTCTTATCAAGAAGGAGCCGAATTTATTGAACGAAATTTTGCTTTGTTTGGTGAAAAAATGGCTTCATTTGCGAAAAATGCCTTTGAGGAACAATGGATTGAAGCAGAAGACCGCCCGGGAAAAGCTCCAGGAGGTTTCTGTACCGGGTTCCCTGAAAGTGAACAATCCCGCATCTTCATGACGTATTCCGGGACACCGTCAAATGTTTCAACACTTGCACATGAACTTGGGCATGCGTTTCATTCTTATGTAATGAGGGATATCCCATTTCTTAATTGCAATTATGCAATGAATGTAGCTGAAACGGCTTCCACTTTTGCAGAAATGATTGTGGCAGATGCTTCAGTCAAAAGCGCAAAGGATGAAGAAGAAAAACTTGTTCTTCTCGATGATAAAATTCAAAGAACCGTTGCCCTGCTTATGAATATTCATGCCCGTTTCTTGTTTGAAACCCGTTTTTATCAGGAAAGAAAACACGGAACAGTATCGGTAGAAAAATTGAATGAATTGATGCTAGAGGCACAAAAGGAAGCATACTGTGGTGCTTTAGAAGAATATCATCCATTATTCTGGGCTTCCAAGCTGCATTTCTTTATAACGGGAGTTCCATTCTATAACTTCCCTTATACCTTTGGCTACCTGTTCTCTCTCGGTATTTATGCTGAGGCGCTTGAGGAAGGGAAGGGATATGAAGAAAAGTATATTGCCTTATTACGAGACACTGCCTCTATGACGGTAGAAGAGCTTGCGCAGAAACATTTACAGGTAGATCTGACGCAAAAAGACTTTTGGGAAAAAGCTGTTCACATCTGTCTCGATGATATTGACGAGTTCCTGGAGCTTACTGCGAATAAATAGGTTTTATAACGAAAAGAGCATCGGTGGCTACCCCCGGTGCTCCTTCTTTTTATTCGACACTTATTTCCGCTGAGATTACGCAGCCGATTGCTCCTGTAATAATTAACGCCATCACAACCATGAACATATTCTCCACCCCTTAGATAGATCATGTATTTCTTACTTAAATTTATCATGTTTTCACAGTATCTATCTGAGGGAAAAATGAACATTTTGTTAACAAAGCTTCTATAGGATTAACTACGATTTTTTTTCTTTGGTGTAAAAATTAACGATAATAATAATAAATGTAACGGCATACTTGCTACCTCCTATTTTAGGTTCGGCTAGGTGGTATCCTTCATATCCCATAAACTAGCCCCTCGTCCCTGCATTAGAAAAAACATCATCTCAAAAACCACCTTTCTTCTCATGAATTTTTTACTGCTTACATAATCCGGTACATGGATGCTTGACGATCCTTGTTCTTTTCATAAAGCTTTTCAACCATTTCTTGATGTGCAGCCTCTTCCAGGCTCATTTTTCGTTTATGAATGGTAATCGTTAAAAAGAAAATATTTAGCGTCATTTTGATTCACTTCCTTTTTTTAAAGGATTTTCACATGAAATGATGCATGGAGATTTGACGGTCTTTTGTTTGATCATATAGTTTTTCAACCATTTCCTGGTGAACCGCTTCTTCAAGACTCACTTCTCGTTTTTTAAATGTAATCGAGAAAAATAAGATATTTAAGGTCATTGGATTCACTTCCTTTTTTTATTTGTTATTACATGAAATGATGCATAGAAATTTGCCGGTCTTTGTTTTGCTCATAAAGCTTTTCAACCATTTCCTGGTTTGCCGCCTGTTGAAGGCTCATGGTTCGTTTTTTAATCGTAATCGAGAAAAATAAAATATTGAGGGTCATACATACCACCTCCTTTAAAGTCTTTTTCTTTTTTAAATTCAGCAACATCTTCAAAATATGCAAAACATATCCATTTTGCGAGAAAAAAGGGCACAAAAAGGCCGCAGAAGAATAGGGTCCCTGCGGCTGGCATTTTTTAGACACAAAAATACCGCAAGGCGTCATTCTCCCTGCGGCATGGATATGTATTGTAACAGTACGTTAAGCAATCCATTCCTGTCTGGTCGAATGCGTGATATTCAAATATACAGTTTTCGTGCCAACTACAGCTCCAGTGTTGATTGCCAATAACATCATTTTCTTCGACCTCCTTTGGAATTTTTTACTTACTACGGTAATTATATCCACGGAACATCACTTTGTAAACCTTTTTTCTTAATTTATTTAAAATTAATGAG encodes:
- the sigK gene encoding RNA polymerase sporulation sigma factor SigK, whose product is MSGILTALGYLMKEFLFLVSYVKNNAFPQPLSAADERKYLRLMAEGDSHARNMLIEHNLRLVAHIVKKFENTGEDSEDLISIGTIGLIKAIESYSEGKGTKLATYAARCIENEILMHLRALKKTKKDVSLHDPIGQDKEGNEISLIDVLKSESEDVIDTIQLNMELEKIKKYIEVLDDREKEVIIGRFGLDLQKEKTQREIAKELGISRSYVSRIEKRALMKMFHEFYRAEKEKKKKS
- a CDS encoding F510_1955 family glycosylhydrolase, whose translation is MKVQIKVFLALLIGIFLAVGCTNKSETAEKSNQEKKAEIKEKFDIVKANTFKLKNIRGIGYPGNDTALYVAANDGLKMYKDGAWYETTASQHDYIGFQAVESGFVASGHPQKGTNLKDPLGLVHSSDKGETLKKLAFYGKANFHFTAAGYSGNGIYVISEQPNDDLGLGVNYSIDNGETWKRSALKDFQADSFGMMAVHPDNGNTIAMATRSGIYYSIDNGNTMKLVTGPFMVTALAFYGDSILFSSVENDKILLKIVNPISGEQTDMTIPFLDYDNPITYVTVNPKSKNQIAFTTYKNDLFESVDGGGKWSNLLKEGK
- a CDS encoding M3 family oligoendopeptidase, with the protein product MTATTYSEVWNLDVFFKGGSESAELQEHLVQTEELIKHFEAKVNNWTPINSLEDGKYLQELLADLEKSAKKLIQAGAFAGCLLAQKTEDKKAYMLDAKITSLNAIFQSALGSLDNLLTSINDVVWQQLVAAEPLNELAFVLTESREKAKEKLSKEEEALISSLEVDGYHSWGQLYDLIVSKIKVSFTENGEEKLLSVGQAFNKFSSPDREMRSSVFKNWEKSWEEQADFLAKTLNHLSGFRLNVYKKRGWEDVLKEPLSINRMKKETLDTMWAVISENKQKLVQYLERKAKLLGLEKISWFDLEAPYGKSETKVSYQEGAEFIERNFALFGEKMASFAKNAFEEQWIEAEDRPGKAPGGFCTGFPESEQSRIFMTYSGTPSNVSTLAHELGHAFHSYVMRDIPFLNCNYAMNVAETASTFAEMIVADASVKSAKDEEEKLVLLDDKIQRTVALLMNIHARFLFETRFYQERKHGTVSVEKLNELMLEAQKEAYCGALEEYHPLFWASKLHFFITGVPFYNFPYTFGYLFSLGIYAEALEEGKGYEEKYIALLRDTASMTVEELAQKHLQVDLTQKDFWEKAVHICLDDIDEFLELTANK
- a CDS encoding YrzI family small protein; the protein is MTLNIFFLTITIHKRKMSLEEAAHQEMVEKLYEKNKDRQASMYRIM
- a CDS encoding YrzI family small protein, which codes for MTLNILFFSITFKKREVSLEEAVHQEMVEKLYDQTKDRQISMHHFM
- a CDS encoding YrzI family small protein, giving the protein MTLNILFFSITIKKRTMSLQQAANQEMVEKLYEQNKDRQISMHHFM